The Paramisgurnus dabryanus chromosome 1, PD_genome_1.1, whole genome shotgun sequence genome includes a window with the following:
- the kcna1b gene encoding potassium voltage-gated channel subfamily A member 1, protein MTVVVVGENMDDTSSTMQGHPQDSQYSPECCERVVINISGLRFETQLKTLAQFPDTLLGNPKKRMRYFDPLRNEYFFDRNRPSFDAILYYYQSGGRLRRPVNVPLDMFSEEIKFYELGEEAMEKFREDEGFIREEERPLPENEFQRQIWLLFEHPESSGPARGIAIVSVMVILISIIIFCLETLPELKEDSHGRVQVIGNSTIYYRPNILTDPFFVVETLCIIWFSFELIVRFFACPSKAAFFKNMMNTIDVVSIIPYFITLGTEMAEDSEGGREPKGGGEQATSLAILRVIRLVRVFRIFKLSRHSKGLQILGQTLKASMRELGLLIFFLFIGVILFSSAVYFAEAEEKDSFFTSIPDAFWWAVVSMTTVGYGDMYPVTIGGKIVGSLCAIAGVLTIALPVPVIVSNFNYFYHRETEGEEQAQLLTVSNPNIASDTSRRSSSVISKSEYMEIDEDLNNSIDNFREANLRTGNCTVSNQNCVNMGKRLTDV, encoded by the coding sequence AtgactgtggtggtggttggcgAAAACATGGACGATACTTCCTCCACCATGCAGGGTCACCCGCAGGACTCTCAGTATTCCCCCGAGTGCTGCGAGCGGGTGGTTATTAACATCTCAGGACTGCGCTTCGAGACGCAACTCAAGACTCTGGCCCAGTTCCCAGACACTCTGCTGGGTAACCCCAAGAAAAGGATGCGCTACTTTGACCCTTTACGAAACGAGTACTTCTTTGACAGAAACCGCCCCAGTTTTGACGCCATCCTCTATTACTATCAATCTGGAGGGAGGTTGAGAAGACCCGTCAACGTTCCCTTGGATATGTTTTCAGAGGAGATAAAATTTTATGAGTTGGGGGAAGAGGCCATGGAAAAATTCAGAGAGGACGAGGGCTTTATTCGCGAGGAAGAGCGCCCCCTGCCAGAGAATGAGTTTCAGAGGCAGATCTGGCTGCTGTTTGAACATCCCGAGAGTTCGGGGCCTGCCAGAGGGATAGCGATAGTGTCGGTCATGGTCATTCTCATTTCCATCATCATATTTTGTTTGGAGACCTTACCTGAGCTGAAGGAGGATTCGCACGGACGGGTCCAAGTGATAGGCAACAGCACGATTTATTACAGACCTAACATTCTGACGGACCCGTTCTTTGTCGTGGAAACGCTCTGCATCATCTGGTTTTCTTTCGAATTGATCGTTCGATTTTTCGCTTGCCCGAGTAAAGCAGCCTTCTTCAAGAACATGATGAACACGATTGATGTGGTGTCAATTATTCCATATTTCATAACGCTCGGAACGGAGATGGCGGAGGATTCCGAGGGTGGAAGGGAGCCCAAGGGTGGAGGAGAGCAGGCGACGTCTTTGGCCATTCTCCGAGTCATCCGTCTGGTCAGGGTGTTTCGGATATTCAAGCTCTCCCGACACTCCAAGGGGCTTCAGATCTTGGGTCAGACTCTGAAAGCCAGTATGCGAGAGCTCGGCCTcttaattttctttttgtttatCGGCGTCATTTTGTTTTCCAGCGCGGTGTACTTTGCCGAGGCTGAAGAGAAGGATTCTTTCTTCACGAGTATCCCGGATGCCTTCTGGTGGGCGGTGGTGTCGATGACCACTGTAGGGTACGGGGACATGTACCCCGTCACCATAGGGGGCAAGATAGTGGGCTCTTTGTGCGCCATTGCTGGAGTGCTAACCATCGCGCTACCGGTGCCTGTGATCGTTTCCAACTTTAACTATTTCTACCACAGAGAAACCGAAGGCGAAGAGCAGGCCCAGCTCCTCACTGTGAGCAATCCAAACATTGCGTCGGACACCAGTCGACGCAGCTCGTCTGTCATTAGCAAATCGGAATACATGGAAATAGATGAGGATCTCAATAACAGCATAGATAATTTTAGGGAGGCGAACCTGCGAACCGGGAACTGCACTGTCTCCAATCAAAACTGTGTCAATATGGGAAAGCGTCTCACGGATGTTTAG
- the LOC135779337 gene encoding potassium voltage-gated channel subfamily A member 5 yields MEIALVSFDKKGDGGSDGENYQNQNSLDYPRSMVQTELNNDMYARQSLWKINDMNNTTGSSENTVDYYSPHLFDEDLLNVDIDHESNERVLINIAGLRFETQLGTLNQFPDTLLGDPEKRIKYFDPLRNEYFFDRNRPSFDGILYFYQSGGKIRRPVNVSIDVFADEIRFYQLGEEAMDRFREDEGYIKEEDKPLPQNEFQKQVWLIFEYPESSSPARGIAIVSVIVITISIITFCLETLPEFRDERELAVSSRAINGTQERPSLTFSDPFFIIETTCVIWFTFELFVRFFACPSKSEFSKTVMNIIDIMSIMPYFITLGTELVEQQGQEHNNGQQAMSLAILRVIRLVRVFRIFKLSRHSKGLQILGQTLKASMRELGLLIFFLFIGVILFSSAVYFAEADEPESHFSSIPDAFWWAVVTMTTVGYGDMRPITVGGKIVGSLCAIAGVLTIALPVPVIVSNFNYFYHRETDQDQASLRDEPSGAPADNELQGLRKSSMSSKDGVRNEDANTPMEKANIKANSRMDIKRSIYSFCLDTRETDL; encoded by the coding sequence ATGGAGATAGCTTTGGTGAGTTTTGACAAGAAAGGGGATGGAGGCAGTGATGGAGAAAACTACCAAAACCAAAACTCACTGGATTATCCGCGGTCCATGGTCCAAACGGAACTCAACAACGACATGTACGCGCGACAGAGCTTGTGGAAAATTAACGACATGAACAACACGACGGGCTCCAGTGAGAATACAGTGGATTATTATAGCCCCCATCTGTTTGACGAGGACCTCCTCAACGTGGACATTGACCATGAGAGCAACGAACGGGTTCTCATCAACATCGCCGGACTGAGGTTCGAGACCCAGTTGGGCACCCTCAACCAGTTTCCCGACACTTTACTCGGAGATCCCGAGAAGAGGATCAAGTATTTCGACCCCCTCAGGAACGAGTATTTCTTTGATCGCAACCGACCCAGTTTTGACGGGATACTTTATTTCTATCAGTCCGGTGGAAAGATCCGTCGACCCGTTAACGTGTCGATCGACGTTTTCGCGGACGAGATCCGATTTTATCAGCTTGGAGAAGAAGCGATGGATCGTTTCCGCGAGGACGAGGGTTATATCAAAGAGGAGGACAAACCTTTGCCTCAAAACGAGTTTCAGAAACAAGTCTGGCTGATTTTCGAGTACCCCGAAAGCTCGAGTCCCGCTCGGGGGATCGCCATCGTGTCCGTGATCGTCATCACCATATCCATCATCACCTTCTGTCTGGAAACTTTGCCGGAGTTTCGCGACGAGCGCGAGTTGGCGGTGTCGAGTCGCGCGATCAATGGCACGCAGGAGCGCCCGTCGCTCACTTTCAGCGACCCGTTCTTCATCATCGAGACCACCTGCGTGATCTGGTTCACCTTTGAACTTTTCGTGCGGTTCTTCGCGTGCCCCAGCAAATCCGAGTTTTCAAAGACCGTCATGAACATCATCGACATCATGTCCATCATGCCCTACTTCATCACGCTGGGCACGGAGCTGGTGGAGCAGCAGGGTCAAGAGCACAACAACGGGCAGCAAGCCATGTCTTTGGCCATCCTGAGGGTCATTCGCTTGGTGCGGGTGTTCCGCATCTTTAAGCTCTCCAGACACTCCAAGGGTCTCCAGATCCTGGGTCAGACTCTGAAGGCTAGCATGCGAGAGCTCGGTCTCTTGATCTTCTTTCTCTTCATCGGAGTCATCTTGTTTTCGAGCGCCGTCTACTTCGCCGAGGCCGACGAACCCGAGTCTCACTTCTCCAGCATCCCCGATGCCTTCTGGTGGGCGGTGGTCACCATGACGACCGTCGGCTACGGAGACATGCGGCCGATTACCGTGGGGGGCAAAATCGTGGGCTCTCTTTGCGCCATCGCCGGGGTTTTGACCATCGCGCTACCGGTGCCCGTTATCGTTTCCAACTTTAACTATTTCTATCACAGGGAAACTGACCAGGATCAGGCGTCTCTCAGGGATGAGCCTAGCGGCGCTCCCGCGGACAACGAACTTCAGGGGCTGAGGAAATCATCTATGAGCTCAAAAGATGGAGTACGCAACGAGGACGCAAACACACCCATGGAGAAGGCGAACATCAAAGCCAACAGCAGAATGGATATTAAACGCTCCATTTACTCGTTTTGCTTGGATACCAGAGAAACAGACCTGTAG